A genomic region of Arachis hypogaea cultivar Tifrunner chromosome 5, arahy.Tifrunner.gnm2.J5K5, whole genome shotgun sequence contains the following coding sequences:
- the LOC112800447 gene encoding uncharacterized protein isoform X4 — protein sequence MTMPTNQWQQAQMFAQLTTPPPPTYWQPQWPSGVAPFMGSNFPPIYQPFPPNGTTDPSCQGVGTSSTTRPLVPDMHYPIPYPYPGFPGPCDPSSWLSQMQQLQHLYAYNFPGAHGYSSAAPTAPGFSASGEQSSHKGTIRPPANLSQKHQQLWEAQSAENVQLWSIIDKLQAEVSDYKVRLTRLEEEVSSLKQKAAAPPHNEVKGNIPKAAVPPRNEVKGNIPLGEVNGNIPFGTGQPRKRGRPRKRPLDILYPYPIHQESQPQTQCRKPAPLIKPHFEIKPSLFEKVILKPHDQGVPNHSTMAKQQTNEKILDAVTPEVSGNIQNNQGKSLLPTHGSEVYQEYQGPQSYASGSAYASGAWVSFKNLDMVTAYCVLPNPKEVRWSNGIVSARYRGDTDKGSHGGTHCIPIQNSAKELLNAASKGHFHNGIVIKQEQEEGAKVSPGQSSANETEEAEDTNSGSAEDENEDEMEDDTGSSAEETDVPKDEGECTMNNS from the exons ATGACCATGCCCACCAATCAGTGGCAACAAGCTCAGATGTTTGCACAGTTAACAACACCGCCACCACCAACCTATTGGCAACCTCAGTGGCCTTCTGGTGTTGCTCCATTTATGGGATCAAATTTTCCCCCAATTTATCAGCCATTCCCTCCTAATGGCACCACTGATcctagctgccaaggtgttggaACTTCCTCAACTACCCGGCCTCTAGTTCCGGATATGCATTACCCTATTCCCTACCCGTATCCTGGATTTCCAG GTCCTTGTGATCCATCATCTTGGTTGAGTCAAATGCAGCAATTACAGCATCTCTATGCTTACAATTTTCCTGGTGCGCATGGCTATTCTTCGGCAGCTCCTACTGCGCCTGGCTTCTCAGCTTCTGGAGAGCAATCTTCCCATAAAGGAACTATCAGACCACCTGCAAATCTTTCTCAGAAGCACCAGCAACTCTGGGAAGCTCAG TCAGCAGAGAATGTCCAGCTCTGGAGCATAATAGATAAATTGCAGGCTGAAGTTTCTGATTACAAGGTTCGTCTCACAAGGCTTGAAGAAGAAGTTTCATCACTCAAACAAAAAGCAGCAGCGCCTCCCCATAATGAAGTTAAGGGTAATATCCCTAAAGCGGCAGTGCCTCCCCGTAATGAAGTTAAAGGTAATATCCCTTTAGGGGAAGTTAATGGAAATATCCCTTTTGGAACAGGACAGCCACGAAAGAGAGGGAGGCCACGTAAGCGGCCACTGGATATACTGTATCCGTATCCAATCCATCAAGAATCTCAACCACAAACTCAGTGTAGAAAGCCAGCGCCACTAATTAAGCCTCACTTTGAAATTAAACCATCTCTCTTTGAGAAAGTTATCCTTAAGCCACATGATCAAGGTGTGCCAAATCACTCTACAATGGCAAAGCAGCAAACCAATGAAAAGATCTTAGATGCCGTAACACCAGAAGTGAGTGGCAACATCCAAAACAATCAAGGCAAATCATTGTTGCCTACACACGGAAGCGAAGTTTATCAGGAATATCAGGGACCCCAATCATATGCTAGTGGCAGCGCTTATGCTTCGGGAGCATgggttagttttaaaaatttagacatggtaACAGCCTATTGTGTACTTCCAAATCCAAAAGAAGTACGATGGAGTAACGGGATTGTTTCGGCTAGATACCGAGGAGATACTGATAAAGGGAGTCATGGGGGAACTCATTGCATACCCATTCAAAACTCTGCTAAGGAACTGTTAAATGCAGCAAGTAAAGGTCATTTCCATAATGGCATTGTTatcaaacaagaacaagaagaaggagCAAAGGTATCACCTGGACAGAGTTCTGCTAATGAAACAGAGGAGGCGGAAGATACTAATTCAGGATCAGCCGAAGATGAAAATGAGGATGAAATGGAAGATGACACTGGCTCCAGTGCTGAAGAAACTGATGTGCCTAAAGATGAGGGTGAGTGCACCATGAATAATAGTTGA
- the LOC112800447 gene encoding uncharacterized protein isoform X3 has translation MTMPTNQWQQAQMFAQLTTPPPPTYWQPQWPSGVAPFMGSNFPPIYQPFPPNGTTDPSCQGVGTSSTTRPLVPDMHYPIPYPYPGFPGCSYNVLLRLRCCLHSTGPCDPSSWLSQMQQLQHLYAYNFPGAHGYSSAAPTAPGFSASGEQSSHKGTIRPPANLSQKHQQLWEAQSAENVQLWSIIDKLQAEVSDYKVRLTRLEEEVSSLKQKAAAPPHNEVKGNIPKAAVPPRNEVKGNIPLGEVNGNIPFGTGQPRKRGRPRKRPLDILYPYPIHQESQPQTQCRKPAPLIKPHFEIKPSLFEKVILKPHDQGVPNHSTMAKQQTNEKILDAVTPEVSGNIQNNQGKSLLPTHGSEVYQEYQGPQSYASGSAYASGAWVSFKNLDMVTAYCVLPNPKEVRWSNGIVSARYRGDTDKGSHGGTHCIPIQNSAKELLNAASKGHFHNGIVIKQEQEEGAKVSPGQSSANETEEAEDTNSGSAEDENEDEMEDDTGSSAEETDVPKDEGECTMNNS, from the exons ATGACCATGCCCACCAATCAGTGGCAACAAGCTCAGATGTTTGCACAGTTAACAACACCGCCACCACCAACCTATTGGCAACCTCAGTGGCCTTCTGGTGTTGCTCCATTTATGGGATCAAATTTTCCCCCAATTTATCAGCCATTCCCTCCTAATGGCACCACTGATcctagctgccaaggtgttggaACTTCCTCAACTACCCGGCCTCTAGTTCCGGATATGCATTACCCTATTCCCTACCCGTATCCTGGATTTCCAG GGTGTTCGTATAATGTATTATTAAGGTTAAGGTGTTGCCTACACTCTACAGGTCCTTGTGATCCATCATCTTGGTTGAGTCAAATGCAGCAATTACAGCATCTCTATGCTTACAATTTTCCTGGTGCGCATGGCTATTCTTCGGCAGCTCCTACTGCGCCTGGCTTCTCAGCTTCTGGAGAGCAATCTTCCCATAAAGGAACTATCAGACCACCTGCAAATCTTTCTCAGAAGCACCAGCAACTCTGGGAAGCTCAG TCAGCAGAGAATGTCCAGCTCTGGAGCATAATAGATAAATTGCAGGCTGAAGTTTCTGATTACAAGGTTCGTCTCACAAGGCTTGAAGAAGAAGTTTCATCACTCAAACAAAAAGCAGCAGCGCCTCCCCATAATGAAGTTAAGGGTAATATCCCTAAAGCGGCAGTGCCTCCCCGTAATGAAGTTAAAGGTAATATCCCTTTAGGGGAAGTTAATGGAAATATCCCTTTTGGAACAGGACAGCCACGAAAGAGAGGGAGGCCACGTAAGCGGCCACTGGATATACTGTATCCGTATCCAATCCATCAAGAATCTCAACCACAAACTCAGTGTAGAAAGCCAGCGCCACTAATTAAGCCTCACTTTGAAATTAAACCATCTCTCTTTGAGAAAGTTATCCTTAAGCCACATGATCAAGGTGTGCCAAATCACTCTACAATGGCAAAGCAGCAAACCAATGAAAAGATCTTAGATGCCGTAACACCAGAAGTGAGTGGCAACATCCAAAACAATCAAGGCAAATCATTGTTGCCTACACACGGAAGCGAAGTTTATCAGGAATATCAGGGACCCCAATCATATGCTAGTGGCAGCGCTTATGCTTCGGGAGCATgggttagttttaaaaatttagacatggtaACAGCCTATTGTGTACTTCCAAATCCAAAAGAAGTACGATGGAGTAACGGGATTGTTTCGGCTAGATACCGAGGAGATACTGATAAAGGGAGTCATGGGGGAACTCATTGCATACCCATTCAAAACTCTGCTAAGGAACTGTTAAATGCAGCAAGTAAAGGTCATTTCCATAATGGCATTGTTatcaaacaagaacaagaagaaggagCAAAGGTATCACCTGGACAGAGTTCTGCTAATGAAACAGAGGAGGCGGAAGATACTAATTCAGGATCAGCCGAAGATGAAAATGAGGATGAAATGGAAGATGACACTGGCTCCAGTGCTGAAGAAACTGATGTGCCTAAAGATGAGGGTGAGTGCACCATGAATAATAGTTGA
- the LOC112800447 gene encoding uncharacterized protein isoform X1, producing the protein MEKNKYQILGSASGQQPPTNEPQGNKQKGQANVTVLPNSKQQQQLSIAPKPYTPQSATEQFLAMTMPTNQWQQAQMFAQLTTPPPPTYWQPQWPSGVAPFMGSNFPPIYQPFPPNGTTDPSCQGVGTSSTTRPLVPDMHYPIPYPYPGFPGCSYNVLLRLRCCLHSTGPCDPSSWLSQMQQLQHLYAYNFPGAHGYSSAAPTAPGFSASGEQSSHKGTIRPPANLSQKHQQLWEAQSAENVQLWSIIDKLQAEVSDYKVRLTRLEEEVSSLKQKAAAPPHNEVKGNIPKAAVPPRNEVKGNIPLGEVNGNIPFGTGQPRKRGRPRKRPLDILYPYPIHQESQPQTQCRKPAPLIKPHFEIKPSLFEKVILKPHDQGVPNHSTMAKQQTNEKILDAVTPEVSGNIQNNQGKSLLPTHGSEVYQEYQGPQSYASGSAYASGAWVSFKNLDMVTAYCVLPNPKEVRWSNGIVSARYRGDTDKGSHGGTHCIPIQNSAKELLNAASKGHFHNGIVIKQEQEEGAKVSPGQSSANETEEAEDTNSGSAEDENEDEMEDDTGSSAEETDVPKDEGECTMNNS; encoded by the exons ATGGAAAAGAACAAGTATCAGATTCTGGGTTCCGCTTCTGGTCAACAACCTCCGACAAATGAACCGCAG GGCAACAAACAGAAAGGCCAAGCAAATGTGACAGTTTTGCCTAACTCAAAACAACAGCAGCAGCTATCCATTGCCCCTAAACCCTACACTCCTCAAAGTGCTACAGAACAGTTCCTGGCAATGACCATGCCCACCAATCAGTGGCAACAAGCTCAGATGTTTGCACAGTTAACAACACCGCCACCACCAACCTATTGGCAACCTCAGTGGCCTTCTGGTGTTGCTCCATTTATGGGATCAAATTTTCCCCCAATTTATCAGCCATTCCCTCCTAATGGCACCACTGATcctagctgccaaggtgttggaACTTCCTCAACTACCCGGCCTCTAGTTCCGGATATGCATTACCCTATTCCCTACCCGTATCCTGGATTTCCAG GGTGTTCGTATAATGTATTATTAAGGTTAAGGTGTTGCCTACACTCTACAGGTCCTTGTGATCCATCATCTTGGTTGAGTCAAATGCAGCAATTACAGCATCTCTATGCTTACAATTTTCCTGGTGCGCATGGCTATTCTTCGGCAGCTCCTACTGCGCCTGGCTTCTCAGCTTCTGGAGAGCAATCTTCCCATAAAGGAACTATCAGACCACCTGCAAATCTTTCTCAGAAGCACCAGCAACTCTGGGAAGCTCAG TCAGCAGAGAATGTCCAGCTCTGGAGCATAATAGATAAATTGCAGGCTGAAGTTTCTGATTACAAGGTTCGTCTCACAAGGCTTGAAGAAGAAGTTTCATCACTCAAACAAAAAGCAGCAGCGCCTCCCCATAATGAAGTTAAGGGTAATATCCCTAAAGCGGCAGTGCCTCCCCGTAATGAAGTTAAAGGTAATATCCCTTTAGGGGAAGTTAATGGAAATATCCCTTTTGGAACAGGACAGCCACGAAAGAGAGGGAGGCCACGTAAGCGGCCACTGGATATACTGTATCCGTATCCAATCCATCAAGAATCTCAACCACAAACTCAGTGTAGAAAGCCAGCGCCACTAATTAAGCCTCACTTTGAAATTAAACCATCTCTCTTTGAGAAAGTTATCCTTAAGCCACATGATCAAGGTGTGCCAAATCACTCTACAATGGCAAAGCAGCAAACCAATGAAAAGATCTTAGATGCCGTAACACCAGAAGTGAGTGGCAACATCCAAAACAATCAAGGCAAATCATTGTTGCCTACACACGGAAGCGAAGTTTATCAGGAATATCAGGGACCCCAATCATATGCTAGTGGCAGCGCTTATGCTTCGGGAGCATgggttagttttaaaaatttagacatggtaACAGCCTATTGTGTACTTCCAAATCCAAAAGAAGTACGATGGAGTAACGGGATTGTTTCGGCTAGATACCGAGGAGATACTGATAAAGGGAGTCATGGGGGAACTCATTGCATACCCATTCAAAACTCTGCTAAGGAACTGTTAAATGCAGCAAGTAAAGGTCATTTCCATAATGGCATTGTTatcaaacaagaacaagaagaaggagCAAAGGTATCACCTGGACAGAGTTCTGCTAATGAAACAGAGGAGGCGGAAGATACTAATTCAGGATCAGCCGAAGATGAAAATGAGGATGAAATGGAAGATGACACTGGCTCCAGTGCTGAAGAAACTGATGTGCCTAAAGATGAGGGTGAGTGCACCATGAATAATAGTTGA
- the LOC112800447 gene encoding uncharacterized protein isoform X2 has product MEKNKYQILGSASGQQPPTNEPQGNKQKGQANVTVLPNSKQQQQLSIAPKPYTPQSATEQFLAMTMPTNQWQQAQMFAQLTTPPPPTYWQPQWPSGVAPFMGSNFPPIYQPFPPNGTTDPSCQGVGTSSTTRPLVPDMHYPIPYPYPGFPGPCDPSSWLSQMQQLQHLYAYNFPGAHGYSSAAPTAPGFSASGEQSSHKGTIRPPANLSQKHQQLWEAQSAENVQLWSIIDKLQAEVSDYKVRLTRLEEEVSSLKQKAAAPPHNEVKGNIPKAAVPPRNEVKGNIPLGEVNGNIPFGTGQPRKRGRPRKRPLDILYPYPIHQESQPQTQCRKPAPLIKPHFEIKPSLFEKVILKPHDQGVPNHSTMAKQQTNEKILDAVTPEVSGNIQNNQGKSLLPTHGSEVYQEYQGPQSYASGSAYASGAWVSFKNLDMVTAYCVLPNPKEVRWSNGIVSARYRGDTDKGSHGGTHCIPIQNSAKELLNAASKGHFHNGIVIKQEQEEGAKVSPGQSSANETEEAEDTNSGSAEDENEDEMEDDTGSSAEETDVPKDEGECTMNNS; this is encoded by the exons ATGGAAAAGAACAAGTATCAGATTCTGGGTTCCGCTTCTGGTCAACAACCTCCGACAAATGAACCGCAG GGCAACAAACAGAAAGGCCAAGCAAATGTGACAGTTTTGCCTAACTCAAAACAACAGCAGCAGCTATCCATTGCCCCTAAACCCTACACTCCTCAAAGTGCTACAGAACAGTTCCTGGCAATGACCATGCCCACCAATCAGTGGCAACAAGCTCAGATGTTTGCACAGTTAACAACACCGCCACCACCAACCTATTGGCAACCTCAGTGGCCTTCTGGTGTTGCTCCATTTATGGGATCAAATTTTCCCCCAATTTATCAGCCATTCCCTCCTAATGGCACCACTGATcctagctgccaaggtgttggaACTTCCTCAACTACCCGGCCTCTAGTTCCGGATATGCATTACCCTATTCCCTACCCGTATCCTGGATTTCCAG GTCCTTGTGATCCATCATCTTGGTTGAGTCAAATGCAGCAATTACAGCATCTCTATGCTTACAATTTTCCTGGTGCGCATGGCTATTCTTCGGCAGCTCCTACTGCGCCTGGCTTCTCAGCTTCTGGAGAGCAATCTTCCCATAAAGGAACTATCAGACCACCTGCAAATCTTTCTCAGAAGCACCAGCAACTCTGGGAAGCTCAG TCAGCAGAGAATGTCCAGCTCTGGAGCATAATAGATAAATTGCAGGCTGAAGTTTCTGATTACAAGGTTCGTCTCACAAGGCTTGAAGAAGAAGTTTCATCACTCAAACAAAAAGCAGCAGCGCCTCCCCATAATGAAGTTAAGGGTAATATCCCTAAAGCGGCAGTGCCTCCCCGTAATGAAGTTAAAGGTAATATCCCTTTAGGGGAAGTTAATGGAAATATCCCTTTTGGAACAGGACAGCCACGAAAGAGAGGGAGGCCACGTAAGCGGCCACTGGATATACTGTATCCGTATCCAATCCATCAAGAATCTCAACCACAAACTCAGTGTAGAAAGCCAGCGCCACTAATTAAGCCTCACTTTGAAATTAAACCATCTCTCTTTGAGAAAGTTATCCTTAAGCCACATGATCAAGGTGTGCCAAATCACTCTACAATGGCAAAGCAGCAAACCAATGAAAAGATCTTAGATGCCGTAACACCAGAAGTGAGTGGCAACATCCAAAACAATCAAGGCAAATCATTGTTGCCTACACACGGAAGCGAAGTTTATCAGGAATATCAGGGACCCCAATCATATGCTAGTGGCAGCGCTTATGCTTCGGGAGCATgggttagttttaaaaatttagacatggtaACAGCCTATTGTGTACTTCCAAATCCAAAAGAAGTACGATGGAGTAACGGGATTGTTTCGGCTAGATACCGAGGAGATACTGATAAAGGGAGTCATGGGGGAACTCATTGCATACCCATTCAAAACTCTGCTAAGGAACTGTTAAATGCAGCAAGTAAAGGTCATTTCCATAATGGCATTGTTatcaaacaagaacaagaagaaggagCAAAGGTATCACCTGGACAGAGTTCTGCTAATGAAACAGAGGAGGCGGAAGATACTAATTCAGGATCAGCCGAAGATGAAAATGAGGATGAAATGGAAGATGACACTGGCTCCAGTGCTGAAGAAACTGATGTGCCTAAAGATGAGGGTGAGTGCACCATGAATAATAGTTGA